A region of Acidithiobacillus ferridurans DNA encodes the following proteins:
- a CDS encoding TrbC/VirB2 family protein, translated as MKPYINRLSNGVRDTYFKVGVIIGVAVQTIAPAFAESTGTSLPWDTPIQDLTNNLTGPVATAISIVAFLAAGAALIFGEELGGIAKKALFVVLGISMIVFGNTFLTDLGLTGALV; from the coding sequence ATGAAACCATATATCAATCGGTTAAGTAACGGAGTTCGGGACACCTACTTCAAGGTGGGTGTCATTATCGGCGTTGCCGTACAGACCATCGCGCCCGCCTTTGCGGAATCGACCGGCACCTCCCTGCCATGGGACACCCCCATTCAGGATCTGACCAACAACCTAACGGGTCCTGTCGCCACAGCCATCAGTATTGTGGCATTTCTGGCGGCCGGTGCAGCCCTCATCTTTGGGGAGGAACTGGGCGGCATTGCCAAGAAAGCGCTGTTTGTCGTGCTGGGCATCTCCATGATCGTGTTTGGCAATACGTTTCTCACCGACCTCGGACTTACCGGAGCACTGGTGTAA
- the trbB gene encoding P-type conjugative transfer ATPase TrbB, translating into MSTNTRTQAQVYRERQIESLRRTLGDDILGYLQDPAIIEIMLNQDGNIWVDVLGGDMEIRSRMDPVRAKMVIETVASMLDTSITKENPIISGELPLDGSRFEAQIPPIVEAPTFAIRKKALLIFTLKDYVDKGIMTATQHDLIISAVRSRKNILVNGGTGTGKTTLANAILHAISVETPEHRVVVIEDTRELQISAPNVVSFRTSDQIDMTRLLKSTMRMRPDRIVVGEVRGKEALDLLKAWNTGHPGGVGTVHANDARAALTRVSMLIQEANVPPVPELIAEAVNIVISIKRTSTGRIIDEVMQVMGYQHGQFVTEML; encoded by the coding sequence ATGAGCACGAACACCCGCACCCAGGCCCAGGTTTATCGCGAACGGCAGATTGAGAGCCTGCGCCGCACGCTGGGCGACGATATTCTGGGTTATCTGCAGGACCCGGCCATCATTGAAATCATGCTGAATCAGGACGGCAATATCTGGGTGGATGTGCTGGGCGGCGATATGGAAATCCGGTCCCGGATGGATCCCGTCCGGGCCAAAATGGTGATTGAGACCGTGGCATCCATGCTGGATACCAGCATTACCAAGGAAAACCCGATCATCTCCGGTGAATTGCCGCTGGATGGATCGCGCTTTGAGGCGCAAATCCCGCCCATCGTCGAAGCGCCTACCTTTGCCATTCGCAAAAAAGCCCTTCTGATCTTTACGCTGAAAGATTATGTGGACAAGGGCATTATGACGGCCACTCAGCATGACTTGATAATCTCCGCAGTGAGGTCCCGCAAAAATATTCTGGTGAATGGCGGGACCGGTACCGGCAAAACCACCCTGGCCAACGCCATACTGCACGCTATCAGCGTGGAGACCCCGGAGCACCGGGTGGTGGTGATCGAGGATACCCGAGAGTTGCAAATTTCGGCGCCAAACGTCGTTTCCTTCCGTACCTCCGACCAGATTGATATGACCCGTTTGCTAAAATCCACCATGCGTATGCGACCGGACCGGATTGTTGTCGGGGAGGTGCGGGGGAAAGAGGCCCTGGATTTGCTCAAGGCCTGGAACACTGGCCACCCGGGTGGCGTGGGTACCGTTCATGCCAATGATGCACGCGCTGCGCTGACCCGCGTCAGCATGCTGATTCAGGAAGCCAATGTTCCCCCTGTCCCGGAGTTGATAGCCGAAGCGGTCAACATCGTGATCAGCATCAAGCGCACATCCACCGGACGTATTATCGACGAAGTCATGCAGGTGATGGGCTACCAGCATGGCCAGTTTGTGACCGAAATGCTGTAA